The genome window tcgtgatttgggagttgggcgtatgcccggaatcaaattccgaggtccctagcccgagatatggaattttgatgaaacaattaaaacgtttaagttcaaatagtgatcggatgtcgaattatgtgcaaacgaccccggaatagaattttgatgattccaacagctccgtatggtgattttggacttaagagcgtgattggaagtccgtagttaaatttgggcttgaaatgggtaaaacaagaatttaagtttaaaagtttgaccggggagttgactttttgataccggagtcggaatatagttttgaaaatttttatagctccgttatgtcatttatgacttgtatgcaaaatttgaggtcaatcggagttgatttgataggtttcgacatcgaatgtagaagttggaaattttaagtttcattaagcttgagttggagcataattcgtggttttagtgtcgttttatgtgatttgaggtttcaaataagttcgtatgatattgtaggacttgttgctatatttggttgaggtcccgagtgcctcgggtggattccgtgtggttaacggatcgaatttagaatttgaagaagagttgaggcagctgatatctggtgtggccgcgggtgcgaaaaatccaccgcgggtgcgaaaaatccatcgcgagTGTGAATCCTCAGGTGAAAAAAaaccatcgcgggtgcgaagccgcagatgcgaaaaattttgccgcgggcgcgatgatcactgggcagtgagtgtttaaagcggtgatttgagcatttttgctcatttcttcattcttggacgatcttgggagcttcttgagaggagaattcacctagcaacttagaggtaagttaattcacacctattgcaagttaaatacatggtttatatatggatttagatatgtaaatttgtaaaaatttggagttttgaagaaaaatctagaaatgggTGTTTTTGATTTTCACCAcggaaatggttatggaattgggtagaaattatatattcaagttcttgagattatgggtaacgttttcatccgaaaatttctaaAATCCGAACATGTGGGCCTGggatgaattttaaaatttttaccattttggatagggtaatttatttaatagatgaatttcgaatttattgaacatatattaattattttatataacttttggatagtttcggatttttcggcatcgaatcgagaattttacgcgacgcgataattggaaagtggactttgagacgaggtaatctcttgtctaatcttgtgagggggaaattaccccatagggattaaattgaataattattgataattgcgggggctacgtacgcacgaggtgacgagagtccgtgcgtagctactattaatgctaaagtccgggtagtttaggactcaaagcatgaattacttgtgtaaattttattccttgtttaattaatattatttgatatatatatatatatatatatatatatatatatatatatatatatatatatatatatatattgtgaattgttagatcacAATATTAATGGATggaaaaatttatatgtttgattttctgtttaaaattaattaattattaaaagaaattatttttcctcccaaatttatctcataataaatatattctccttccggaggtacataagaaaatgtcctcctttcttgtggagcgggccgaatgcctcggcaggatagatgcatctatggatcgcgtcgcacgtccctcggcagtgtacacgacactctggatcgggccgtacgtcctcggcagaaatcatgcttaataatattaataattacacgatactttaataatttatttcaacttgcaaagctaattgataaataaaaaaatcttgaaatttaattaatatattgagaattgttgcatttgaagaaatttgattattttcgctgattaaataaattattttaaactctGTAAACcatactgatttaaatatcctcgttgtatttcaattattattattattgacccatagtgagtgtcaaagtcggtcatctcgtctctaccacttcgagattaggcttgatacttactgggtacacgttgttcacgtactcatactacacttgctgcactttttgtgcaggaactgaggcaagtactagtgggggacctatcgtcttgcacccacgttatccaggggcatagtggtgagctgtttctctgatccgttctgcagctactagtgtctctctttgtatttatttttttcattctgtctatttttatttcagacagtatttgaggttttgtataatctactagatgcccatacacttgtgacaccaggtcttggcacacacattggtagagtttgggttttaatatattttcttgattttaaattttatcaatgtatgcttaatttatcagttggcttgcctagctgtagtgttgggcgccatcacaacttaTAGGTAAAATTTGGTCGTGACActaacacaaaggtcgggtccaacaccaatattccacaactcaacataacagcatagtacaagtaataaaagagtatctcagaaataaaaggctcattTTGTTCACATTTCCAGAAAatgtaggcatttcttttcaagtatctcagtgaaaacccaaatcttttactgaaaaagccaaaatacgagtaagtttgaaaactgtaatttttctcaaaacttatttcaataataagtaagatgtCTCATTTTCAGATAGTATGAGGAAAGtatgtctctatgcctacatgtcaagatacaggtaaaatcataaatatcaCTAACACCGGGTAGCAGAAGGGAATGCATCTCTGTGCatatatctcaagtacgcatgtcaaatgcaatgaatctcaatgatgagctcatgtactcacgctATCAGAGAACTCAACctcactgtctcgtattctctctcactatgctcagcacactcaatcactcggtactgtacaatactcattgcggcgtgcagttcgatccctgtttatagtcgactgcgctcactgggggtgtgcagactcctggaggggctcctttcagtctaggcgctatatcgttgcggcgtgcaacccggtcctataatatataaatagccataaggctcgttgcggcgtgcaacccgatccatatatatatacagccctaaggctcgttgcggcgtgcaattcgatcccaTAAATGTAGTCAATGTATCATGATGCGGGGTGCAGACCGATCCCAGAATTATCTcactcactcaggccctcggcctcactcagtcatcaatctctcgagtctcactcacgggctcacactgtcataaaactagcccggcaacaatgatatgatgtatcaataaataataactgagactgagatatggcatgaatgcatggatatgactgagtatgaaatatcaatgaaatcagttagGTGACAGTAAGAAACGGCCACTATGGAaccaaacagtatcggcataatacctaaacataatatctagcatgattgacagcttaactactttatcacatagtGAAAGCACGGATACCAACAAAGTAGGGCCACTATACTGTGCCATGGaaataacagagtcccaattcatatggtgcatgcccacacgcccgtcacctagcatgtgcatcatctcaataccaatcatataacacgtattttggggtttcataccctcagcaataagattagaagagttacttatctcgaataAGCCAATTCTAAcatcgagcaagccaagcgatgctccaaaataccATCCTGTGCTTTCcgaactccgaacggctcgaaactaaccaaaacaactcaaatacatcaaacaatgctaaaggaaccaatcccgatcaaaaaagatcaaatcttgaatcaaaaagcccaaaatcggccaaaagcccaacccgggcccgcacctcggaacccgacaaaatttataaaatccaactacccattcaatcacgagtccaaccatactagtttcactcaaatccggctCCAACTCGATGTTcataactcaaaaattcatatgatgaaactttaggccaaaacctccCAATTTCCTcattaaaattcacaatccaattaccaaaaacgaaggtagattcatgaaatataaccaaaaccgagtaaagaacacttaccttaattcatatggtgaaaaatTACTTCAAGAattgtctcaatccgagctccatatctcccaaaatgtaaaaatgtctgaaaccttcgaaatagagtactatatacactGCCAAGacgtcctctttcgcgaacgcgggaaaaccatcgtgttcgcgatgaaaaAAATGCACTGTGCCACAAaagactctacgcgttcgcgatgcaccccGCACGAACGTGATGAACATTGCTgccaaagcttcgcgaacgcgactaaccttacacgatcgcatagaagaacgcTCAAATTTTCGGCTGCTAACcccaacactacgcgaacgcgatcctccatacgtgaacgcgaagaggactTGCCCCATCTCTACATGAACGCAAGACgtacttcgcgatcacgaagaacaattgttgctgccatcaaaatacactacgcgttcgcgacacttgccacgcaaacgcgatgaagaacCGAGATACCAGAAAACAGCAGAATACAGTAGTACAAAAATTAAgagaaatgatctgaaatcaatccgaaacatgcTCGAACCTCTcgtgaccccgtccaaacataccaacaagtcccataacataacactgacctactcgaggcctcaaaacacacgaaacaacatcggaacgacgaatcacacctcaattcgaattcaataaactttgaaacttcaaacttccacaactgatgccgaaacctatcaaatcacgtccgattgacctcaaattttgcacacaagttacattcgacattacggacccgttttaatttttgaaatcggaatccgaccccgatatcaaaatgtccactcccggtcaaactttcaaaaaatttaactttcgctatttcgagccaaattcaaccacggacctccaaattacaatccggacgcgctcctaagtccaaaatcacccaacggagctaacgaaaccatcaaaattccaattcgaggtcaaatgctaaaaagtcaaaagtgatcaactctcccaatttaaagcttcaacaatgaagtccattcttccaattcgattccgaataacctgaaaaccaaaactgacgattcacacaagtcaaaatatatcatatggagctactcatgcccgtaaactaacgagcgaagtgcaaatgctcaaaacgaccggtcgggtcgttacattagcaGGCGtttgtttttttatatttattaaattgaaatttaatttaataaaaaGGACATTTAGATAATTTAACTTTCTAGTTTTGGGGTTCctacttttaatataactagtttcTCGGCACGTGCATTGCACGTGTATGCTGAGTTATGTAATATACGTTTtgttaaataatataaatattatcAAAATAAGTTTTGACTAAATagcaatacatgaaaaaataaaatataagtttTTGTGAATGATGAATGTGAATCATCGTACAATGATTTGGTTGCCGATGTCAAGATAATTATCGTCTTAACCTACAAATATGAACAATCAAGGTTTAATTACTCAGATACATGTGATTTTTaattacttttttattttataagcTAAGTAGAAATATATGATTCAACTTATCTCACCAAATACTTTCTTGTAAATGATATTCCTgatgtatttttttatatttgtttattCATATTATATACCTGAGTTAGTTCACTCTTACTCCAATTACGGCAGTATCATCTTGGCTTACTACATTATCAATAGTCATTGGAGGATTATCTTAGGTTGCTTTATGATTAGAAATTTCTATATTTATAAATTAACTATTGTCCTTCATCGGAAAGGATAACAACTCCTCGGTCATTTTGAGGATGcaaatttcttttttgattgCTTTTCAACCAATCCTTTATAacatttaaatcatatcaaaattTGTTAGTTTGTTCCCACCATAATAGCATACGTATATCTCTAGTGACCAAAACTAATACATATCAAATATCCTTTCATGATCTTAATAGTAATTTTAATGTATTAGTGTAAACTTAGTTCTTATCTTACAATCTAAAAGATTATATTGTATATAATTTTATACATGCTACCAAATTGTATACAAACAAACTGATTATTTTATTTGATAGAAAGAATAATAAAATTAACCTTTAAATAAATGTTATATATTACGGatgcaaataaaatattttgagatCATCATAAGATAAACATTTACGGCAACAATTGTAGAAACTAAATTTCATGTATCATACTGGAAagaaaattaataattattgaaTAAAGCAAAGAAAGTAAAACCTGGTTTTATCACCACTTCCTTCTCAATTCATCCATTGACATGATTTTCCTTAGAGAAATTCATTTTGAGTCCAAAACCACGCCATATTATTGGTTTGTTTATTCAATTCAACATAAAGAATGGAAATACTGGAATTTTATCTTTTGATTAGGAATGTAAATAGGGCAGGGTAGGGCAGGTCAAGTCTTGACCGCTAAAATATTGACCCGCCCTGCCCTGCCCCATTTAGCTTTTGGTCAAAATTTTGTCCTGCCCCGCCCCGCCCTATTAAGCCCTGCCCCGCCCTGCCCCGTTtaactcttttttatttttctcttttttttattttgcagTATGCTTTTAATTTCTTTTACCTTTTCAACTATCTATTGaaacatttaaaatattattttcctttgAGCTTGCAAATTGATCAAAATTTGATCTTTTGTCTGTTGTATTGGAATTTATGTCAAAGTTATATCTTTAATAGATTAATTGATGGGTGTTTCTATTAGTTACATGAGAGTTTATTAAAAAATAGATGAAATAGAAATACTAAATACAAATTAAACTGTTGCTTTGACGTACTTTTATATAACTTTctatctcaaagtactaattcaTCAAGCAATAAATATTTGAGAAGACGCACATTGGAGAAACTATCTCTCATCTTCATTAATTTTACTACTACATACACAATACTTTTTAGGCAGGTTCAAtgacaaaaccaaaaatattgcaCGAGAGTTCCAGTTTTGGCACTAAACTTTACTCTCTGCCTCTTGCATGAGAATAAAGAAGATAACAATATTGTGTCAAAATATTCTATGAAACAAACTAATCACTAAGCAGAAATTGAAGGGTATAACAAATGCCAAGTATGGCTTTAATATCAAATTCAGTGTAATTAATTCCAGCCATAGGTGCAAATCCAAAGTTATTGAATGGTCCACTGTCACTGCTAGCAAGTTATACAACATAGAATATCCAAGATGATGAGAATAATGTTGCATGTTCAGGTATGCCCTCTTAGCAATGTTGCGATAAACCACTTGAATCCGGCTCTTCCTCTTCATCAAGCAATGTTGGACATGAAACTTTATCAATCGTTGAAGACAAACCTAAAAGAAAAATGCATAGTTCAATGTATCAATATACTATTAAATAATTGAACTATTAAGATAATAATGAGAAAATTACTTACCATTTAAGTCATTCCATAACCACGTGCGAGCACACATTAAAGCTTCCAAAGTAGTGGGATGGAGTCTACTCCGATGTGGGCTAATCAACCTCCCACTGGTGCTAAATGCCGATTCTGAAGCAACAATAGACACGGGAATGGCTAAGAGATCACGTGCCATTTTTTGCAATGTAGGAAATTTCAATCCATTTGTCTTCCACCAACTCAAATTGTCAAATGAAGGAGTTCGAGGTAGTAGGCCTTCTTCTAAGTACATATCCAACTCTGATCTTGTCTCCACGATAGCTCCACTCGAAGCAACAAATCTATCAAAGCTCGAAAGCCGATCACCCTCAATAAAACTAGTGACTTCACTAGAACTAGAAGCTAATGAATCATGTGGACCAGATAATTTACTCTTATAATCTTGAAAGAGATTATAACAATTGGATCGAACTTCTTGAATTTTAGTTGAAGCTtcttcaccataaattagtggaAGAAAGAACTCTACCAACCTCATCTTGTACCGTGGATCAAAGATTGCAGCTACTCCCATCAAAATATGCAGATCATcccaatattttttaaatttcaacaaCATCGCAGAAGCCATATCGCTAATCAAAGGATTAAACTCCTTCACCCAAGCTTCCAATTCTAGCTTAATTTCACAAACTTTTGTAAAGTATTGACTGGATGTTGGATATTGAGTTCCTGAAAATTGTTCGGTGATACGATAAAAAAGTATGAGCTTATCAGAAACATCTTCTGCATTACTCCATTGCTCTTCAGCTGGATAAGACTAATAATTTGTGTCAGTTAGACTCAACTTCCTAAACACCTCTTTGTATTCTATAGCCGTTCTCAACATCAGATATGTCGAGTTCCACCGAGTAGGACAATCATACTCCAACTTCTTATTACAAGAACAGTGAACCAAACGTGCAGCTTCTTCAAACCTCTCAATTCTGCCAGCTGATCCAATCCAATACAAGACACTATCACGCACTTTGCTAATACTATCTCCTATAACCTTTAACCCTTCTTGcataattaaatttaaaatatgtGCAGCACAACGCACATGAAATACTCGACCAGTCAACAACAAATCTTTTTTATTAAGTTTCTCATCCAATAAAGTTTTAATCATAGCATTGTTTGTGCTAGAATTATCAACTGTGATAGTTGATATTTTTCGTTCAAGATTCCAATCAAACAAACAATTAACCAAAGCACCACACAAAGCATCTTTATCATGTGGAGCAGGGACATAAGCAAATCTCAGAATATGACTTTGAAGCCTCCATGAATCATCAATGAAATGACCAGTAATAGCCATGAACCCTTTTTTGTTACTATTGGAAGTCCACATATCGGTTGTTATTGCAATTCTACTCGTGACTTTCTCCAACAACTTAGAAGTTTGCGATTTCAAATTGTCAAAAAATTTTATTATGTCATTCTTGATTGTATTTCTAGAAACCATCTTAAACATAGGTTGGATACTCGCAACAAAGTTCCTAAATCCCACATGATCAACTATAGAGAGTGGATACTCGTGTAAAATAATGGCATGTGCAAGTTGTTTACGTGAAATATCTTGATCAAAATAACTACCCCCGGTATCACCCTCATTTTGTACATCTCTTGGCCTGTTAGGACACTTAGGTATGTGATCTAACATAGATTTTGTCCCACAATTCCTAGCATTTTTATATCGGCGATCGCAATACTTACAAAGACCATATGAAATACCATTATCCTTCACCGGCTTGAAATGCTTCCATGCTCGGGAATATCTTCTTTTTCCCAGTTCAACTTCATCTTGTTGTAAAGGCCTTTGACTCTCATCGTCTAAGGAAATGGCATTAGAAGATGAAGCTGGTAGATTCTCTTCATTTTGAGATGCCATGATTATCtagtaaaacaaaaaaaagaaatatCACTAAAAGCTGAAAAATAATCATCTAGTATAAAAAGCAGACAAATGTACTAAGCATAAGCTCTTGTAACTCAACAAGACTACCAGGAGGACTTTAAGAAGATCTAGAGCCACAACCTCATGTACTAGCAAGTAACATAATTGGCAAAGGAAGATGAACTAATTTTAAACGGTGTTTAGAATTTGGAAACATAGGTGCAAATTAAACAGTATATCCGTTCTGCAACTAGTAATAGCCCCTAAAATTGCAACACAAAAGAGACATCACCGGTGTGGATAGTTAAACAAGCAGAATGTACATAAACCTCTGAAAAGAACAAAACTATTGTAATACAACTTAGTGGATATTCAACATATTTTCAAGATTATAAGTGTAAATTATCTTGAACTTAGTATCTTCACCATTCTGATCAAAAGAGACATCACCATCCACATATCCAAGCTTTTCTTGGATAATTTGGTACTTACAAATTAGAGAGAAACCACAAATGTCCTTTATGAAAATGCATAAACATTTTCCCTTACTATTTTGTTTATTCCCAGAAATAAGGTGAAGCTAAAAAATGCCAAAGCAAGCAATAAGTTCAGAAAAATACCTAGAGAAAAAAAGCAGAAAAGTAAAAATTTTCTagtaaaacaagaaaaaatattTATGAAGATGTGCAAATTGATGACAAAGTTGAAAACTTTCTACTAAACAAGAACAAACAGTAAAGTTGGCGAAAATTAAGAAAAAGTGAAAAACATAACAATAAACTAAAAATTAAGAGATAAATAAAAATTCTTACAAGAGAAAGAGAAGTTGAAAGCAAGAGAGTGTTACCTCGTAACTTATTGATTTGTTTCCTGTTGGAGAATGGAGATTAAAGTTTGCCTGGAAGAACTCAACTGAAGAAGAAGAGTTTTGGTTTCGTCCTTTACTCCTTTGGAAGAGCCGAGGGTTTGATTCAAAGAGGGGATtggaaaaaaagaataaaaatacgCGGGTCACTTATTCTTTACCCGACCCATCTATTAATTCGGATTTTACCCTGCCCTGCCCTaacttattaattttttttaaatatagcaTTTTGCCCTGCCCTGCCCTGCCCCGCCCTATTTAAATCTTCCCCTGCCCTGCCTCGTTAATAGTTTTCCCTGCCCCCGCCCTGCCCTACCCTGCCCCAATTGCCATCCCTACTTTTGATGATGTAATCTTGCAATAAACCATGGTAATCTCACATGAGTGAGCAAGTTTAATAATAGTAAAATGTCATCCTTTCGAAACGGTGGCTTTATCAATTATTCAAGCATAACTCTACCACTTTGTTATCAATGGCTAGATCCTTTTTCTTCTTCGATTAATGTTTATAACATGACAGCTTCACTTCCACGATCAAGAAAATCTATCCTATTATTTCCACGTATGACTCCTAACATGGATAATTGTTAATTAAGTTATGTAATGACTGTAACCACAAATTTTCGCgtcgaaaaaaataaataatcaagactGAAAAATTGCGTAACAAatatagtatttgatttcaataaaTATTAAGTGATACAATCTCTATGTTATTCCTCTGATTCTTCGAGAATGTAAACTATCTTGATGAacttgattttgattttgattcaaAGGCTTGTAAAGCTTGGTCTTGAATCTCTTTCTTAAACTTGAATTTAGATTTGATCACGAACAAGTAATTTAATCTTGAACATCTTGGTATTTCATTTGGCTTCGTTCTTGATCTTGAtcttgatcttgaacttgaacttgtagcttgagtgcttgAACTTGTCGCTTGTAGAGAAATATGcggtgtttgatccacgagctctctgctTGCTTCTTATTATCACTTCTGATGTCTTCTAGCTTTGTGAAGatctctatttatagttgtagggaGTGGTGTAGCTATGCGATTTGATTGGTCCGTTTGAATTGACCAATACCATCTAGACACATGGCACAACACTATTGGTTGTTGATTTGACTTGGTATGCCACCCTTTCTTGACATATGTCATGATTTTATTGGCTCATTTATTTGGCTTGGATTGCCACATcacttgacacatggcatgatTTTATTGGCTCGTTCTTTTGACTTGAATTGCCATGTCACTTGACATGTGGCATGAGCCAGGGCTTTAAGACGGGCTGCTAGCCATTTGGACTTTGGGCTAGTAAAATGGGCTCATCTTTTGGAGTCCAATTAAATGGACTGGCCCAATTAAAAAAATATACTTTAATTAAATCCATGATggacttaaataattaattttaatttgaGCTTAACATTTATTGAATGTAGGAATTTATCCAAACTCAATATGAATTTTATCATGTGCTTATAATGGCGATTATGCACTGGATAGTGGGTTTATATAGGGAATTACGAATCTGGATTACGATGCAACATACTTGCAAATTATGTAGAGCAaaatttatttatagcccatcgGCCC of Nicotiana tomentosiformis chromosome 7, ASM39032v3, whole genome shotgun sequence contains these proteins:
- the LOC108948098 gene encoding zinc finger BED domain-containing protein RICESLEEPER 2-like; the encoded protein is MASQNEENLPASSSNAISLDDESQRPLQQDEVELGKRRYSRAWKHFKPVKDNGISYGLCKYCDRRYKNARNCGTKSMLDHIPKCPNRPRDVQNEGDTGGSYFDQDISRKQLAHAIILHEYPLSIVDHVGFRNFVASIQPMFKMVSRNTIKNDIIKFFDNLKSQTSKLLEKVTSRIAITTDMWTSNSNKKGFMAITGHFIDDSWRLQSHILRFAYVPAPHDKDALCGALVNCLFDWNLERKISTITVDNSSTNNAMIKTLLDEKLNKKDLLLTGRVFHVRCAAHILNLIMQEGLKVIGDSISKVRDSVLYWIGSAGRIERFEEAARLVHCSSEEQWSNAEDVSDKLILFYRITEQFSGTQYPTSSQYFTKVCEIKLELEAWVKEFNPLISDMASAMLLKFKKYWDDLHILMGVAAIFDPRYKMRLVEFFLPLIYGEEASTKIQEVRSNCYNLFQDYKSKLSGPHDSLASSSSEVTSFIEGDRLSSFDRFVASSGAIVETRSELDMYLEEGLLPRTPSFDNLSWWKTNGLKFPTLQKMARDLLAIPVSIVASESAFSTSGRLISPHRSRLHPTTLEALMCARTWLWNDLNGLSSTIDKVSCPTLLDEEEEPDSSGLSQHC